In Lemur catta isolate mLemCat1 chromosome 5, mLemCat1.pri, whole genome shotgun sequence, the genomic stretch CCttcagtataaaatatatatgagtaTCATTGAATGATTATtagattattttaagatttttaaacaatAGATCCCTTTTCTAGTGTCTATCTAGCCCACCTCACCTTTTTCTGGAAACTTCTCCTGTCTTTAGTAGGGGTGTACTGTTGTGGCCAGATTCATTTTATATGacccatctctctctgtctctgtctctctgatttTAGACAGATAGACAGGATGGTAGATATGGCTCATCCAATTTGGTCCAATCTGATTCTCTCTGTTTAAGAAAATGGCTTTAGAAACCAGATATAGTCTCTCTGTTAGGAACTTAACAAGAAAGTGATGTCATGTTTGGCTAAATACATGGAAAGAAGTACAGAAAGTCTATCTTCccagagagacaagaaaaaaggAGATGCCAAAAGAGTGACCTTACTGTAAATTTTCCTGCTGTATATTTTCCAGTCCCTCCCAAGTCTGCTTTCTCCTTGGCTTTTTAGAGACAACTAGGTGATCTGttaataaatttccctctaattAAGATAGTTAAgtgaggttttttgttgttgttgtcaaaATCAAGTTAGATATTCTTGCATGGTTGGTAAGTTAGACCTTCCTTACTATTAATTTGAGTTTTTATTGTGgattttcatattaatataatcaggaataaaaaaggttgtaaaatattaatagtttgtaagGGACATGCACAAGATTTTGTTAGAATATACAGTTCTGAGAAGAATTGAAGGGTCTTTCCAATGGTACAGTCTTTTTAGTGTTTAGTAtaaattctaagaaaattttACTATATAAGAAATAGTTTGAATATCATTAGCATCATAATAGCATTAGtataaaataacaatgacaatgtAAAATGTGTGTCTACAAGAGATGTATTCCTTATTTTTAGGATCACTATAATCTTGTTGCTTTGGTCTTTCTTTTTATGATATATCCTTTTGCTTAGGGGGAGCCAGGGTATTTTGCCATTAATTAAAGGACATTTTAGATCATTCTGAGTTATTTCAAATTCAAAAGAGCATGGAAAATAGCAACTTGAGAATATGCTGTCTTGTTTATCCAGGTTATATAAAAAGCTGGAATCCCAGCAAAAGAGAGGACTTCTGTGTAGGAGGAGAATCTATGTGtcagaagtttttaaattaatttggatTTATTAATGGATCTATTCAAGAAATAGTTGTTGACTATCTACTCTATGCCGGGGATTATTTTAGATGTTGGAtatgcagcagtgaacaaaacaaacactcAGGTGTGAcacagaagagaaacaaatatgtacatctatacTACGTCAGATACTAATAAATGCTAGGGAGAAAAAGCAGGGTAAGACATATAGGAAGTGCCCTCATGCATTTTCCCACAGTTTAAAAGTTTCATAAAATAGTAACTCTCTGATCTTATGTAGAGAGAATATCATATTGGAATGAACTTGTTGCTTTTTCCTTGATGTAATTCAACCAATAGGGGCCACAGTTCTAGTACATAGGCAGCctagaatttgaaagaaatatggAGGAATTGATTCTTTTTTgctgagaaaattttaagaaatcacatGGCTATATGTTGTTAGTTTTTGCAAGATGACTGATCACTTTTATGTCTTCTTCCActcctcagtttccctctgaGCACCCCACCCAGACTACAGGCAATAGACGGTGGGGACCATGTCTAGATTGTTTACTGACGTATTTCAGAGCTTGGCACATAGAGATCAATAACACTTctttgaataaaggaatgaaaattagAATTGCATGACTTTGTGATTACATTATCACCCTCAATTTCCAAACTCTTTAGAATAGATGGGAGAGAATAGAACAATTGTAGCAATTCGTTTTGAAGTAAAGACAACGCATGGTGGCGCTGCAGGCTAAGGCTTCAAAAAAGAACCCATTAACTGCTCAGAACTACTTACTTCAGACCTCTTTCAGCTGAAGAGAAAGCCTGTAAGCAGAGCTCGGACCCGTCAGCCTCTAGAGAGTGTTACTCGCCTACCTTTCCGGACAGTTTGTCAACTGAGAGATCGATCGCTGTCTCAGTCCCATCACTCCCTGAGGTAGTTCTCGACCCGGTTCCTGGAAAGGCGTGTGCAGAAGGAAAGATGGAGGCCAGAGGGGAGTGCTTTCCTAAACAAAGGCAAGTCCTGATTCTCCTTCTTTTACTGGGAGTGGCTATGGCAGGCTGGGAACCTCGTCGCTATTCTGTGGTGGAGGAAACTGAGAGCGGCTCTTTTGTGGCCAACCTGGCCAAGGACCTAGGGTTGGGAGTAGGGGAGCTATCTGCGCGGGGAGCCCGGGTGGTCTCTGAGGATAACGAACCACGCTTGCAGCTTGATCTGCAGACCGGGGAGTTGATATTAAGTGAGAAACTGGACCGGGAGGAGCTGTGCGGCCCCACTGAGCCCTGTGTAATGCATTTCCAAGTGTTACTGAGAAAACCTTTGGAAGTATTTCGAGCTGAGCTACTGGTGAGAGACGTAAACGATCACTCTCCTGAGTTTTCTGAAAGAGAAGTGATTCTGAAAATTCTAGAGACTAGCCCTCCTGGAAGTGTGTTTCCTCTGAAAAAAGCTCAGGACTGGGACGTGGGCAACAACAACATTCAAAACTACAATATTGGTCTCAACTCTTATTTCCATGTTTCCACTCGCACCCGGGGGGATGGCTCCAAATACCCAGAGCTGGTGCTAGACAAAGAACTGGATCGTgaggaggaggcggagctcagatTCACCCTGACAGCCCTGGATGGTGGCTCTCCACCGCGCTCTGGCACCTCCCAGATCCGCATCTTGGTCTTGGACGTCAATGACAATGCCCCGGAGTTTGCGCAGACGCTCTACGAGGTGCAGGTCCCAGAGAACAGCCCGGTAGGCTCCCTAGTTGTCAAGGTCTCTGCTAGGGATTTAGACACCGGGACAAATGGAGAGATTTCATACTCTCTTTTTTATAGTTCTCAGGAGATAAGCAAAACTTTTGAACTAAGCAGCCTTTCAGGGGAAATTCGACTAATTAAAAAACTAGATTTTGAGACAATATCCTCATATGAACTAGATATAGAGGCATCCGATGGCGCGGGACTTTCTGGGAAATGCTCGGTCTCTGTTAAGGTGCTTGATGTTAACGATAATGCCCCAGAATTAACTATTTCATCATTTACCAGCCCTATTCCAGAAAATTCCGCGGAGACAGAAGTGGCTCTGTTTAGGATTAGAGACCGAGACTCCGGGGAAAACGGAAAAATGGTTTGCTCAATTCAGGACAATGTTCCATTTATGCTGAAACCTTCAGTTGAAAATTTCTACAGGCTGGTAACAGAAGGAGCGCTGGACAGAGAGATTAGAGCCCAGTACAACATCACCATCACAGTCACCGATTTGGGAACTCCCAGGATGAAAACAGAGCAAAACATAACAGTGCTGGTCTCCGATGTCAATGACAACGCCCCTGCCTTCACCCAAACCTCCTACACCCTGTTCCTCCCGGAGAACAACAGCCCCGCCCTGCACATCGGCAGCGTTAGCGCCACAGACAGAGACTCAGGCACCAACGCCCAGGTCACCTACTCGCTCCTGACGCCCCAGGACCCACACCTGCCCCTCGCCTCCCTGGTCTCCATCAACGCGGAAAATGGGCACCTGTTCGCCCTCAGGTCGCTGGA encodes the following:
- the PCDHB15 gene encoding protocadherin beta-15 isoform X1 encodes the protein MEARGECFPKQRQVLILLLLLGVAMAGWEPRRYSVVEETESGSFVANLAKDLGLGVGELSARGARVVSEDNEPRLQLDLQTGELILSEKLDREELCGPTEPCVMHFQVLLRKPLEVFRAELLVRDVNDHSPEFSEREVILKILETSPPGSVFPLKKAQDWDVGNNNIQNYNIGLNSYFHVSTRTRGDGSKYPELVLDKELDREEEAELRFTLTALDGGSPPRSGTSQIRILVLDVNDNAPEFAQTLYEVQVPENSPVGSLVVKVSARDLDTGTNGEISYSLFYSSQEISKTFELSSLSGEIRLIKKLDFETISSYELDIEASDGAGLSGKCSVSVKVLDVNDNAPELTISSFTSPIPENSAETEVALFRIRDRDSGENGKMVCSIQDNVPFMLKPSVENFYRLVTEGALDREIRAQYNITITVTDLGTPRMKTEQNITVLVSDVNDNAPAFTQTSYTLFLPENNSPALHIGSVSATDRDSGTNAQVTYSLLTPQDPHLPLASLVSINAENGHLFALRSLDYEALQAFEFRVGATDRGSPALSSEALVRVVVVDDNDNSPFVLYPLQNGSAPCTELVPRAAEAGYLVTKVVAVDGDSGQNAWLSFQLLKATEPGLFSVWAHNGEVRTARPLSERDAAKHRLVVLVKDNGEPPLSATVTLHVLLVDGFSQPYLPLPEAAPDKAQADSLTVYLVIALASVSSLFLFSVLLFVAVRLCRRNRAASGGRCSVPEGHFPGHLVDVSGTGTLSQSYQYEVCLMGDHESNEFKFLKPILPNFLDQDSRRKSEFPE